In the Bombiscardovia apis genome, TGAGCTGCATAATATGACAAGATCCCGTCCACATATCTGGCTTGCCAGCACGTTCGTTGGGCATGCCGTCTGGATTGGCAAGGTCGCCGTCAAAGCAGGGCATAAACAGGATTGAGAGTCGCCCGCCGATGATGTGGAGTTCGGGCGCCCAGAAGCAGCCCGTCATGGGCCGGCCTTCACTGTTGAGATCGCCGCGCTTGAGCAGGTCGATTTCGCGCTCACGGCCGCCAGCTTCGTCACAAAGTCCCGCAATGGTTTCGGCCACACGCAAGGGCATGTGGGTGTTCCCGCCGCGAGGATCTACGCAGTTACCGGCCTCATCTTCGGTTGCAATAAAGAGGAAGAGGCGATGACCCCGCCAAGTGTAGGGGAAAACTGAAGGGTCCGCGCGCTCCCTAGCAAAAGGCACCGGGTATGTCTGCTGGCGAATCTTAGCCCGAAGCAAGCGTCGAGAGCCCGACTCTAGTTTTCCGGCAACTAAGTCTGACTCTAGGGCCGCAACTTGCCCTCTATCTACATCGATGTATCGCCGTGCCGTAGACCCGTCACAATAGCTCAGCTGGGCGCGCACATGGGCTAGTTGTTCGCCAATTGATTTCCCTGCACCGGTCTGCAATTGCACCGGTTCCACACTTACTGTCGTATTGTAGATGCGCCCGAATCGTTCTTTGAGCACCGCAGCCTCGCGCTGGCTGATAGCCATTACATTGCTGGGCTCAACGTCTGCAATTGCAAACTGCGAGGGACTCAAATCTTGACTTGGGTCTAGCGCCGCCAGGGCCTCAGTCATACTGAGCATGACTAGCGGATGCTCACCAGCGGCAGCAATCTCGGGCATGGCAGCGCAAGCGAGGGCACCTTTATCGTTGTTAAAAAACACTAAGTAGCGACTGCTGGCACTATCCCACAAGACGCGCGGTTTATATACGCCTTGGGCTCCATCGATGTAGACCTGCCCCAAGCGGTCAAAGGAACGCAAATCGTACGACACTGCCAGAAGGAAGGAATCCCGCTGGGAGCCATCGAGTACCCCTTCGCGGTCTGTGCGGGTGGCAGCAATACCGAAACGACCATCTGCCAAGCGAAAAAGCCAAGGATCGATGAGGCTTTTCAACGTTATATCTATGCCTGGCATGACCGCATCCCACCCAACCGCAGGTGAAACCGAAGCCGACTCAGAAGCAGCTTGGTCGTGACCGGCAAGACCCGGATTCGTAGCAGCTCGAGTTTTGGGCTCAGGCGGGAAGCGGCGGGCGGCAGAGCAGGCAGCCCGGGCCGAATTCGTGACTCCATCAACGGGCACACCGGCCGCGAAGAAGATGCCGTAATTATCGTTAAGCGGGTGCCAAGCGCCATCGAGAGGCGAACGCAAAGCTAAATGCATACTCAATGCCACGTCCGCATTGTTGGCTTCTTCTCGCGAGGTGGGCCGCCTAGTGTAGCACAGCAATGACCAATTTCGAGCTTCTGAGCCCTGCCATCGTGCTTCCTGAGTTGCTTCCATATCGCATTCCTCCCCGTCTACTCTGACACTCGCGGGCTCATCATACTCGCCCAAACGTTTCTAACGTTATAAACTATACAATGATACTGGTGGGTTAGCTTACATAAACGCCGACGCAGAAGGTCCGTTTTTCGCGATTAACAACGTTGTACACCCTCAAGTATTTGGGAGGCTCACGCTGAGCCGGAAAGAGAGGAAGCCTTGTCTTCACTACGCAGAAAACCACTACGCACGGGGTTCGTGGCCCTCGCAGCCAGCGCTGCCCTACTACTCACAGGCGCATTAGCAGGCTGCGGCAGTACTAATGGCACTAGCAGCAGCGAAAGCAGCAAGACCAAGGCAGCCTCAAGCGCCTCCCTCTCAGAGCCCAAGCGCGCCTCCGTCCACGATCCTTCCATAGTCAAGTCCGGCAACGAATACTACGTATTTGGCTCCCACCGCGCCTACGCCAAGTCCTCCGACATGGTCAACTGGACGCCATTTACCAACAATTTGAGCACCGACTACGAAAAAATCTTTGCAGACATTTGGAAGGATTGGCCCAAGCAGTCCTCCAACCCAGATGTCAAGGGCAATATGTGGGCGCCCGACGTGATCTACAACAAGGCCCTCAAGAAGTGGACCATGTACTTGAGCTTGAACGGGGCCGAATGCCGCTCCGTTATCGTGATGCTCACCGCAGACAAGGTCGACGGCGACTGGACTTACGTAGGCCCCGTGGTCTACTCCGGATTCAATCGCGGCAACTTCTCCTCCACCGACGTAGGCGAAGTCTTGGGCGAAGACGCCGACCTCTCCCGCTACCAGTCCACCACCGACACCGGCATCAACGCCATCGATCCCACAGTCAAATACGATGAAAATGGCGACTTGTGGATGACCTTCGGCTCCTGGTTTGGCGGTATTTGGATGCTGAAACTCGATGCCAACACCGGCTTGCGCGACTACGCCACTACTTACCCCACCGAGCCCAACGCTTCCGACAGCTACTACGGCCACAAGATTGCAGGCGGCTTCGGTAACTCCGGCGAAGGCTCCTATC is a window encoding:
- a CDS encoding glycoside hydrolase family 43 protein; translation: MSSLRRKPLRTGFVALAASAALLLTGALAGCGSTNGTSSSESSKTKAASSASLSEPKRASVHDPSIVKSGNEYYVFGSHRAYAKSSDMVNWTPFTNNLSTDYEKIFADIWKDWPKQSSNPDVKGNMWAPDVIYNKALKKWTMYLSLNGAECRSVIVMLTADKVDGDWTYVGPVVYSGFNRGNFSSTDVGEVLGEDADLSRYQSTTDTGINAIDPTVKYDENGDLWMTFGSWFGGIWMLKLDANTGLRDYATTYPTEPNASDSYYGHKIAGGFGNSGEGSYLIRDKDYWYLFLSYGHLEQKGGYQIRMFRSKSITGPYLDEAGHPAVSTSSSANNWTDTTGVKLLSSYQWSGNKKNDIEVSQGHNSALVDTDGSIYLVYHTRFSDKGEEHQIRVRQLMPTADDWLVAAPYEYRGAKANPKGYKAAQEAGSYELLTHEQDKYFKGPRKATQKDSIDYRGVNKPQKIELKADGSITGDVHGSWKASEGSNQVAIELTDGDHPGSYQGVFAKLPRESDGKQVMTFSAIGSNLCIWGSQY
- a CDS encoding family 43 glycosylhydrolase → MEATQEARWQGSEARNWSLLCYTRRPTSREEANNADVALSMHLALRSPLDGAWHPLNDNYGIFFAAGVPVDGVTNSARAACSAARRFPPEPKTRAATNPGLAGHDQAASESASVSPAVGWDAVMPGIDITLKSLIDPWLFRLADGRFGIAATRTDREGVLDGSQRDSFLLAVSYDLRSFDRLGQVYIDGAQGVYKPRVLWDSASSRYLVFFNNDKGALACAAMPEIAAAGEHPLVMLSMTEALAALDPSQDLSPSQFAIADVEPSNVMAISQREAAVLKERFGRIYNTTVSVEPVQLQTGAGKSIGEQLAHVRAQLSYCDGSTARRYIDVDRGQVAALESDLVAGKLESGSRRLLRAKIRQQTYPVPFARERADPSVFPYTWRGHRLFLFIATEDEAGNCVDPRGGNTHMPLRVAETIAGLCDEAGGREREIDLLKRGDLNSEGRPMTGCFWAPELHIIGGRLSILFMPCFDGDLANPDGMPNERAGKPDMWTGSCHIMQLKQDELGQDLDPREPANWDAPRPITRADGSPLNPVQRISLDMTVFEDSGTWYYAWQQVGSVWIARFDPAQPERLTSEPRQIVVPEFAWDNMIAEGPNVIAHDGLLYLIYSGSLVGIDYTTGLVTAPAGQGADLCNPTSWTKLDYPAQKSSIYNGSWQLGTGHGMWSQDEDGNQLYVFHNAEYSGGEYGGRDAQVRRIHWSQEGMPVLDMQCSEELDPANAQILVEVNV